A part of Caretta caretta isolate rCarCar2 chromosome 1, rCarCar1.hap1, whole genome shotgun sequence genomic DNA contains:
- the SNRPF gene encoding small nuclear ribonucleoprotein F, translating to MSLPLNPKPFLNGLTGKPVMVKLKWGMEYKGYLVSVDGYMNMQLANTEEYIDGALSGHLGEVLIRCNNVLYIRGVEEEEEDGEMRE from the exons ATG AGCTTGCCCCTGAACCCCAAGCCCTTCCTGAACGGGCTGACGGGGAAGCCGGTGATGGTGAAGCTGAAGTGGGGGATGGAGTACAAGGGCTACCTGGTGTCTGTTGACGGCTACATGAACATGCAG CTTGCAAACACAGAAGAATACATAGATGGTGCATTGTCAGGACACCTTGGTGAAGTTTTGATAAG ATGTAACAATGTCCTGTACATAAGAGgagtagaagaagaagaagaagatggagaaatgagagaataa